In a single window of the Drosophila albomicans strain 15112-1751.03 chromosome 3, ASM965048v2, whole genome shotgun sequence genome:
- the LOC117568631 gene encoding uncharacterized protein LOC117568631 — translation MASWSWSILCATLLAGLTLLTVTHTVRITNLRVPHTYTLERDNEPDPLVLDCEYEMAPREKGFVLKWLFNNHSIYQWIPSVKGFAMGFMKAKIDTKIFTMEGSPGVISIKNPDWNMTGEYTCAVQTFESTDKRSARLQIIVPESDFMLEARMGGEQTDVDIMCAVQNVFPQPVLSVIFDTHILDSVLTQLDQNPSGLYSMTVRTRIPRDQLESPTPITCAFFLLGTNYTKRRETIFYDKATNIQRKWTTVAVVMSIASLALSS, via the exons ATGgcgagctggagctggagcatATTGTGCGCAACGCTGCTGGCCGGCCTCACTCTGCTCACGG TGACGCACACGGTGCGCATTACCAATCTGCGGGTGCCGCACACCTACACACTCGAACGTGATAATGAGCCCGATCCTCTGGTGCTGGACTGCGAGTACGAAATGGCGCCGCGGGAGAAGGGCTTCGTCCTCAAGTGGCTCTTCAACAATCACTCCATCTATCAGTGGATACCCTCCGTAAAGGGTTTCGCCATG GGCTTCATGAAAGCAAAGATAGACACCAAAATATTCACCATGGAGGGCAGTCCCGGTGTTATATCGATAAAGAATCCCGACTGGAACATGACGGGGGAATACACTTGTGCCGTGCAAACCTTTGAGTCCACGGATAAGCGAAGTGCCCGCTTACAAATAATCG TTCCTGAATCGGATTTCATGCTGGAGGCACGCATGGGTGGCGAACAGACCGATGTGGACATCATGTGCGCCGTGCAAAATGTTTTCCCTCAACCAGTTCTATCTGTCAT CTTCGATACACACATACTGGACTCGGTGCTCACGCAGTTGGATCAGAATCCGAGTGGTCTGTACAGCATGACAGTGCGAACGCGCATTCCTAGAGATCAACTCGAATCGCCCACACCGATAACATGTGCGTTTTTCCTGCTTGGCACAAACTATACCAAACGCAGGGAGACTATTTTCTATG ATAAAGCCACAAATATACAACGCAAATGGACAACAGTCGCCGTAGTTATGTCGATCGCATCTTTAGCTTTAAGCAGTTAG
- the LOC117568620 gene encoding phosphatidylinositol 4-phosphate 5-kinase type-1 alpha, translating into MASGDDTIDMDSSSTSQAKLAEPNASTDHVGNSSPDLGNRPLRERQVNKTDKERKLGHRRVGEGGEITYKKIQTSQIMGSIQLGIQHTVGSLASKPKRDLLMMDFWEIESITFPPEGSSLTPAHHYSEFRYKIYAPIAFRYFRDLFGIQPDDFMMSMCTSPLRELSNPGASGSIFYLTDDDEFIIKTVQHKEGEFLQKLLPGYYMNLNQNPRTLLPKFFGLYCLQTSNAKNIRLVVMNNLLPSAVRMHLKYDLKGSTFKRKASKAERAKKSPTYKDLDFMEQHPNGIFLEAETYSALIKTIQRDCTVLESFKIMDYSLLLGVHNLDVALKEKQSEHRKPMKAPLAEDSDVDEPLEESDARDRDTATGISRNNVAYRSVNRQRLVAHSTAMESIQAESEPIDDEEDVPPGGIPARSEKGERLLLYIGIIDILQSYRLKKKLEHTFKSIIHDGETVSVCRPSFYAQRFQNFMAKTVFRKIPSLDLPEIKGNHRKFRTLVTSYIALKHSPSKRKSLSKAIQRSIDSENEAIRPSHSHSSGKIHQPTKTPTTEPTSAGTSSERERERDRDRDRDRDRDRESGRHSSAASQSNVPPPVRQRASTSGSAAAPAASSNLKARVPPPVPPRGSPRRKDTQDSRAHSTTPGTTPSCSSTPPPAFDDISEDSSNKNSTSSMGRRSHHHHHHQQQQQQQSSQSTHYYQQQPQYLDRKMNIGPAYRGSYKEDIVSVSEVHLDTFLAVDTSSSSHYGSRGGLAWTPPASGEGSTPTWTEGTPSFTDSSSSGDLDNFSPINSSKIDRHKPTVEDAINSLSSGMIN; encoded by the exons ATGGCGTCCGGAGACGACACCATTGACATGGACAGCTCCTCAACATCGCAGGCGAAACTGGCGGAACCGAATG CCTCCACCGACCATGTGGGTAACTCGTCACCCGAC CTCGGCAATCGGCCGTTGCGGGAGCGACAGGTCAACAAGACGGACAAGGAGCGCAAGCTTGGACATCGACGTGTTGGCGAAGGTGGCGAGATTACCTACAAGAAGATACAGACATCGCAGATTATGGGCTCCATACAGCTGGGAATACAGCATACA GTCGGCAGCTTGGCATCGAAGCCCAAACGTGATCTACTTATGATGGACTTCTGGGAAATCGAGAGCATTACGTTTCCGCCAGAGGGTTCTAGCCTTACACCTGCCCACCATTATAGTGAATTCAGATATAAGATCTATGCACCCATCGCTTTTCGTTATTTTCGTGATTTGTTTGGCATACAGCCAGATGATTTTATG ATGTCTATGTGCACTTCGCCTTTGCGCGAATTATCGAATCCTGGTGCTTCCGGCTCTATATTCTATTTGACGGACGACGATGAGTTCATTATCAAAACGGTGCAACACAAAGAGGGtgaatttttacaaaaactaCTGCCTGG TTACTATATGAATCTGAATCAAAATCCGCGCACGTTATTGCCGAAGTTCTTCGGTCTCTACTGCCTGCAGACGAGCAATGCCAAAAACATTCGATTGGTGGTCATGAACAATCTGCTGCCATCGGCGGTGCGAATGCATCTGAAGTACGATCTCAAGGGTTCGACGTTCAAGCGCAAAGCATCGAAAGCGGAGCGTGCCAAGAAATCGCCAACGTACAAGGATCTCGACTTTATGGAACAGCATCCCAATGGCATATTCCTCGAGGCGGAAACCTATTCGGCCCTCATCAAAACCATTCAGAGGGATTGCACAGTGCTCGAATCCTTCAAGATTATGGACTAttcgctgctgctgggcgTGCACAATTTGGATGTGGCACTCAAGGAGAAGCAGAGTGAGCACCGGAAGCCGATGAAAGCACCGCTTGCCGAGGACTCAGATGTGGATGAACCGCTTGAGGAGTCAGACGCCAGGGATCGAGACACGGCAACGGGCATTAGCAGAAATAA TGTGGCATACAGATCGGTGAATCGACAGCGACTCGTGGCACACTCGACGGCCATGGAGAGCATTCAGGCGGAGAGCGAGCCCATCGACGATGAGGAGGATGTGCC ACCTGGTGGCATTCCAGCACGCAGCGAGAAGGGCGAGCGTCTGTTGCTCTACATTGGCATCATTGACATCCTTCAGTCGTACAGGCTCAAGAAGAAGCTGGAGCACACATTCAAAAGCATCATACACGATGGC GAGACCGTCTCGGTGTGTCGACCCTCGTTCTATGCTCAAAGATTTCAGAACTTTATGGCCAAGACCGTATTCCGCAAGATACCATCGC TGGATCTCCCAGAGATCAAAGGAAATCACAGAAAATTTCGTACCTTGGTAACCAGTTATATAG CTCTAAAGCATTCGCCGTCGAAGAGAAAAAGTCTCTCCAAGGCCATACAACGCTCCATCGACAGCGAGAACGAGGCCATCCGAC CTTCGCATTCCCACAGTAGCGGCAAAATCCATCAGCCAACGAAGACGCCAACCACAGAGCCCACGTCCGCGGGCACAAGCTCGGAAAGGGAACGCGAACGGGATCGGGATAGAGACCGGGATCGTGATCGCGATCGAGAGAGCGGACGTCACTCGAGTGCCGCTAGCCAGAGCAATGTGCCACCGCCAGTGCGGCAACGTGCGTCCACCTCCGGATCGGCAGCTGCTCCAGCGGCGAGCAGCAACCTGAAGGCGCGTGTGCCGCCGCCAGTGCCACCGCGAGGATCGCCGCGGCGCAAGGACACACAGGACAGTCGGGCACACTCGACCACGCCAG GCACAACTCCATCATGCAGTTCAACACCTCCCCCTGCCTTTGACGACATCTCCGAGGACAGTTCGAACAAGAACAGCACATCGTCGATGGGTCGCAGgtcgcatcatcatcatcaccatcagcaacagcagcagcagcagtcgagtCAGTCCACTCATTACtatcagcaacagccacagtaTTTGGATCGTAAAATGAACATTGGTCCCGCCTATCGAGGCTCCTACAAGGAGGATATCGTTAG CGTTTCGGAGGTGCATTTGGACACGTTTCTGGCGGTGGACACATCGTCGAGCAGTCACTATGGGTCACGTGGTGGCCTGGCCTGGACGCCACCGGCATCAGGTGAGGGCTCGACACCCACTTGGACAGAGGGCACACCCAGTTTTACGGACTCCAGTTCGAGTGGTGATCTCG ACAACTTCTCGCCCATAAACTCATCTAAAATCGATCGACACAAGCCGACGGTGGAAGATGCCATCAACTCTCTGTCCTCGGGAATG aTCAACTAA
- the LOC117568632 gene encoding ER membrane protein complex subunit 8/9 homolog, producing the protein MSEYEFSETAYTKIIFHAAKYPHQAVNGLLLAEKKPKGSVVQIIDAIPLFHQCLQVTPMAEIALMQIDSYADNEGLVIAGYYAAPENFYDNQIEKAPAAKIADKIQENFKNACFAIVDNKLVTLEHNRSALQVYSYSNDRWSKAKHWLTQSSQTLEGVSLLLKRGAMRDVIDFDNHLDNPENDWTNQFLNQSLKDLQKLY; encoded by the exons ATGAGTGAATATGAGTTTTCCGAGACCGCATATACTAAAATCATATTCCATGCGGCCAAATATCCACATCAAGCCGTAAATGGCCTATTGTTGGCCGAGAAAAAGCCCAAGGGTTCAGTTGTGCAAATCATTGATGCTATTCCACTTTTTCATCAATGCCTGCAGGTCACACCAATGGCTGAAATAGCTCTCATGCAG ATCGACTCGTATGCCGACAATGAGGGACTGGTGATTGCCGGCTACTATGCGGCTCCAGAGAACTTTTACgacaatcaaattgaaaaggcGCCCGCTGCCAAGATTGCGGACAAAATACAGGAGAATTTCAAGAACGCATGCTTTGCGATAGTCGACAATAAGCTAGTCACATTGGAGCACAATCGATCTGCACTGCAGGTTTACAGTTACTCGAATGATCGCTGGTCAAAGGCCAAGCATTGGTTAACGCAATCGTCACAGACTCTGGAAGGCGTGTCACTGCTCCTGAAGCGTGGAGCGATGCGTGATGTTATTGATTTCGATAATCATCTGGATAATCCTGAGAATGACTGGACCAATCAGTTTCTGAATCAATCGCTGAAGGATCTGCAAAAGTTATACTAA